The following proteins come from a genomic window of Burkholderia stabilis:
- the pyrH gene encoding UMP kinase, whose translation MSNAYKRVLLKLSGEALMGDDAFGINRATIERMVADIAEVVRLGTQLAVVIGGGNIFRGVAGGAAGMDRATADYMGMLATMMNALALQDAMRHAGIEARVQSALRMDQVVEPYIRPRAIRQLEEGRVVIFAAGTGNPFFTTDTAAALRGSEVGAEVVLKATKVDGVYSADPKKDPSATRYTTISFDEAISRNLQVMDATAFALCRDQKLPIRVFSINKPGALKRIVLGEDEGTLVHV comes from the coding sequence ATGTCCAATGCCTATAAACGCGTCCTCCTCAAACTCTCCGGCGAAGCGCTGATGGGCGACGATGCCTTCGGCATCAATCGCGCGACGATCGAACGGATGGTGGCCGATATCGCCGAAGTCGTGCGTCTCGGTACGCAGCTTGCGGTTGTGATCGGTGGCGGTAATATTTTCCGTGGTGTCGCGGGTGGCGCAGCCGGCATGGACCGTGCGACCGCCGACTACATGGGGATGCTCGCGACGATGATGAACGCGCTGGCGCTGCAGGACGCGATGCGCCACGCCGGCATCGAGGCGCGTGTGCAGTCCGCGCTGCGGATGGACCAGGTCGTCGAGCCGTACATCCGGCCGCGCGCGATCCGCCAGCTCGAGGAAGGCCGCGTCGTGATCTTCGCGGCCGGCACGGGCAACCCGTTCTTCACGACGGATACCGCCGCCGCGCTGCGCGGTTCGGAAGTGGGCGCCGAGGTCGTGCTGAAGGCGACCAAGGTCGATGGCGTATATTCTGCCGATCCGAAGAAGGATCCGTCGGCCACGCGCTACACGACGATCAGCTTCGACGAGGCGATCAGCCGCAACCTGCAGGTGATGGACGCGACGGCCTTTGCGCTGTGCCGCGACCAGAAGCTGCCGATTCGCGTGTTTTCGATCAACAAGCCGGGCGCGCTCAAGCGCATCGTGCTGGGCGAGGACGAAGGTACGCTCGTCCACGTGTAA
- the uppS gene encoding polyprenyl diphosphate synthase produces the protein MTYTSSTVRVPDVGVVPRHIAIIMDGNGRWATERRLPRVAGHTRGVDAVRSVVEGCARAGVEYLTLFAFSSENWRRPTDEVSFLMRLFITALEREVGKLHANGIRLRVVGDLDRFEPRIRELIRRAETKTARNTRLTLTIAANYGGRWDILQATKKLVEQAVREGREVEVTEDAFAPHLAMAYAPEPDLFIRTGGEQRVSNFLLWQLAYAEFYFTDKYWPDFDGAALADAMASYTERERRFGRTSAQLEPQSQNADSLSC, from the coding sequence ATGACCTATACAAGCTCTACCGTTCGCGTGCCTGACGTCGGCGTCGTGCCGCGTCACATCGCGATCATCATGGACGGCAATGGCCGCTGGGCAACCGAACGCCGCTTGCCGCGCGTCGCGGGGCATACCCGCGGCGTCGATGCCGTGCGGTCGGTGGTCGAAGGCTGCGCGCGCGCCGGCGTCGAATACCTGACGCTGTTCGCGTTCAGTTCGGAAAACTGGCGTCGGCCGACCGACGAAGTGTCGTTCCTGATGCGGCTGTTCATCACCGCGCTCGAGCGCGAGGTCGGCAAGCTGCATGCGAACGGGATCCGCCTGCGTGTCGTCGGCGATCTCGACCGTTTCGAGCCGCGCATCCGCGAACTGATTCGCCGCGCCGAAACCAAGACGGCGCGCAACACCCGTCTTACGCTGACCATCGCCGCCAACTACGGCGGGCGGTGGGACATCCTGCAGGCGACGAAGAAGCTCGTCGAGCAGGCCGTGCGCGAGGGTCGCGAGGTCGAAGTGACCGAGGACGCATTCGCGCCGCACCTGGCGATGGCCTATGCGCCGGAGCCCGATCTTTTCATCCGTACGGGCGGCGAGCAGCGCGTCAGCAACTTCCTGCTGTGGCAGCTCGCGTACGCCGAATTCTATTTCACCGACAAATACTGGCCGGATTTCGACGGCGCGGCGCTGGCCGACGCGATGGCGTCGTATACCGAGCGCGAGCGCCGGTTCGGGCGCACGAGCGCGCAGCTCGAACCGCAATCGCAGAACGCCGACTCCCTTTCATGCTGA
- a CDS encoding 1-deoxy-D-xylulose-5-phosphate reductoisomerase, whose protein sequence is MQKRLTLLGSTGSIGDSTLDVVARHPERFSVYALTAHRNGDKLVEQCLRFAPEVAVVGDAATAAHVDAKLRAAGSKTTVLHGPQALVDVSKSDGCDTVVAAIVGAAGLAPSLAAARAGKRILLANKEALVMSGAIFMDAVRDHGAILLPVDSEHNAIFQCMPRDAAEHGGISKIILTASGGPFRTREPATLVNVTPDEACKHPNWVMGRKISVDSATMMNKGLEVIEAHWIFGLPGDRIDVLIHPQSVIHSLVSYRDGSVLAQLGNPDMRTPIAHALAFPDRVDAGVDQLDLAQIAQLSFEKPDYARFPCLALALKTLDEGGIASTALNAANEVAVEAFLERRIGFMAIAATVDAVLNALPNRAPDGLDDVLAADAEARRLAAAIIAKAPAPRVERTV, encoded by the coding sequence ATGCAAAAACGTCTGACATTGCTCGGTTCCACGGGCTCGATCGGAGACAGCACGCTCGATGTGGTCGCGCGCCACCCCGAACGCTTCTCGGTCTACGCGCTGACCGCGCATCGCAACGGCGACAAGCTCGTCGAGCAGTGCCTGCGCTTTGCGCCCGAAGTGGCGGTGGTCGGCGATGCCGCGACGGCCGCGCACGTCGACGCGAAACTGCGCGCGGCAGGCAGCAAGACGACCGTGCTGCACGGGCCGCAGGCGCTCGTCGACGTATCGAAGAGCGACGGCTGCGACACGGTGGTCGCGGCGATCGTCGGCGCTGCCGGCCTGGCGCCGAGCCTCGCGGCCGCGCGCGCCGGCAAGCGGATCCTGCTCGCGAACAAGGAAGCGCTCGTGATGTCGGGCGCGATCTTCATGGATGCCGTGCGCGACCATGGCGCGATCCTGCTGCCGGTCGACAGCGAACACAACGCGATTTTCCAGTGCATGCCGCGTGATGCGGCGGAGCACGGCGGGATCTCGAAGATCATCCTGACCGCATCGGGCGGCCCGTTCCGCACGCGCGAGCCGGCCACGCTCGTCAACGTGACGCCGGACGAGGCGTGCAAGCACCCGAACTGGGTGATGGGCCGCAAGATCTCGGTCGATTCCGCGACGATGATGAACAAGGGCCTCGAGGTGATCGAGGCACACTGGATCTTCGGGCTGCCGGGCGACCGGATCGATGTGCTGATCCATCCGCAGAGCGTGATCCACTCGCTCGTGTCGTACCGCGACGGCTCGGTGCTCGCGCAGCTCGGCAACCCCGACATGCGCACGCCGATCGCGCACGCGCTCGCATTCCCCGATCGCGTCGATGCGGGCGTCGACCAGCTCGACCTCGCGCAGATCGCCCAGTTGTCGTTCGAAAAGCCCGATTACGCGCGTTTCCCGTGTCTCGCGCTCGCGCTGAAGACGCTTGACGAAGGCGGTATCGCGAGCACCGCATTGAACGCGGCGAACGAGGTTGCAGTCGAAGCGTTTCTCGAGCGCCGGATCGGCTTCATGGCGATCGCGGCGACGGTCGACGCAGTGCTCAACGCATTGCCGAACCGCGCGCCCGACGGGCTCGACGACGTCCTGGCGGCGGATGCCGAGGCACGCCGCCTCGCCGCCGCGATCATTGCGAAAGCGCCTGCGCCACGCGTGGAGCGTACTGTCTGA
- the frr gene encoding ribosome recycling factor, producing the protein MSVADTKKGVEQKMQRSIDAFKSDLAKIRTGRAHTGMLDHVQVDYYGSMVPISQVANLTLVDARTIGVQPWEKPMVAKVEKAIREADLGLNPATTGDLIRVPMPALTEERRRELTKVVKSEGETAKVAIRNLRRDANEALKKLVKDKEISEDDERRASDDVQKLTDKHVAEIDKLVQTKEAEIMTV; encoded by the coding sequence ATGAGTGTCGCTGATACCAAGAAGGGCGTCGAGCAGAAGATGCAGCGCTCGATCGATGCATTCAAGAGCGATCTGGCGAAGATCCGCACGGGCCGTGCACACACCGGCATGCTCGATCACGTGCAGGTCGACTACTACGGTTCGATGGTGCCGATCTCGCAGGTTGCCAACCTGACGCTCGTCGACGCACGCACGATCGGCGTGCAGCCGTGGGAAAAGCCGATGGTCGCAAAGGTCGAGAAGGCCATTCGTGAAGCCGATCTGGGCCTGAACCCGGCAACGACCGGCGACCTGATCCGCGTGCCGATGCCCGCGCTGACGGAAGAGCGCCGCCGCGAGCTGACCAAGGTCGTCAAGAGCGAAGGCGAAACGGCCAAGGTCGCGATCCGCAACCTGCGCCGCGACGCGAACGAAGCGCTCAAGAAGCTCGTGAAGGACAAGGAAATCTCGGAAGACGACGAGCGCCGTGCGAGCGACGACGTGCAGAAGCTGACCGACAAGCACGTCGCCGAAATCGACAAGCTCGTGCAGACCAAGGAAGCCGAGATCATGACGGTCTGA
- a CDS encoding phosphatidate cytidylyltransferase, with the protein MLKTRVITAIVMLAVLLPVTLFAPLAAFGALIGAVLVFAAWEWARLLKLGGAGPVIYAVVAALALAATTPLGIDAVSSRPLFMAAGVFWLLVGPFTLRRKPELAGGVWRPFLLAAGLVVFAACWHALVAARAQGVPFVLSLLLVVWLADIGAYFAGKAFGKRKLAITISPGKSWEGAIGGWLTVMVVAGVAMAAHAFEPTLFSAFAARYGMPGAWAALTLLVAYSVIGDLFESLLKRQAGVKDSSGLLPGHGGVLDRVDALLPVLPLAMLLLG; encoded by the coding sequence ATGCTGAAAACCCGTGTGATCACGGCGATCGTGATGCTGGCAGTGCTGCTGCCGGTGACGCTGTTCGCGCCGCTGGCCGCGTTCGGCGCGCTGATCGGCGCCGTACTCGTGTTCGCCGCGTGGGAGTGGGCGCGCCTGCTGAAGCTCGGCGGCGCCGGTCCGGTCATCTATGCGGTCGTCGCAGCGCTCGCGCTGGCGGCGACCACGCCGCTCGGCATCGATGCGGTTTCGTCCCGTCCCCTTTTCATGGCAGCCGGTGTGTTCTGGCTGCTGGTCGGCCCGTTTACGCTGCGGCGCAAGCCCGAACTCGCGGGCGGCGTGTGGCGGCCGTTCCTGCTGGCGGCCGGTCTCGTGGTATTTGCGGCCTGCTGGCATGCGCTCGTCGCGGCGCGTGCGCAGGGCGTGCCGTTCGTGCTGTCGCTGCTTCTGGTCGTCTGGCTGGCCGATATCGGCGCATACTTCGCGGGCAAGGCCTTCGGAAAGCGTAAACTGGCCATCACGATCAGTCCCGGGAAGAGCTGGGAAGGCGCGATCGGCGGCTGGCTCACGGTGATGGTCGTCGCCGGCGTCGCGATGGCGGCGCATGCGTTCGAGCCGACCCTGTTTTCCGCATTTGCCGCGCGCTACGGGATGCCCGGCGCGTGGGCTGCGCTGACGCTGCTGGTCGCATACAGCGTGATCGGCGACCTGTTCGAGTCGCTGCTGAAGCGGCAGGCGGGCGTGAAGGATTCGAGCGGACTGCTGCCCGGCCATGGCGGCGTGCTCGACCGTGTCGACGCGCTGCTGCCGGTGCTGCCGCTCGCGATGCTGCTGCTTGGTTAA
- the rseP gene encoding RIP metalloprotease RseP, which produces MNVLVELIAFAVAIGVLVVVHEYGHYRVARWCGVKVLRFSIGFGQPVARWVSRRTGTEWTLSVLPLGGYVKMLDERDPGPGIKPEELGQAFNRQSVYKRIAIVAAGPIANFLLAIALFSIVFATGVTEPAAIVAPPAAGTVAARAGFDGNETIVSLRDAQGGESDPVRSWSDLRWKLLSAAFDHREIVLGARDGNTTFDFRVDLRNVPESQLDDDFMAHLGFETGGGTLSVASVQPGSAAEQAGLKAGDKLVALDGKPIGGASRFIDTVKHHAGKALDLQIERSGAAQTVPIVPQMQRDDESGQQVGRIGAALSMHAPSVDVRYGPIESLRLGAHRTWDISVYSLRMFGRMITGNASLKNLSGPVTIADYAGKSARLGPSAFLSFLALVSISLGVLNLLPIPVLDGGHLLYYAVEAATGKAVSERWQLILQRAGLICIVALSAIALFNDLARLIHF; this is translated from the coding sequence ATGAACGTGCTGGTCGAACTGATCGCGTTTGCGGTGGCGATCGGGGTGCTGGTCGTCGTGCATGAGTACGGACATTATCGCGTCGCGCGCTGGTGCGGCGTGAAGGTGCTGCGTTTCTCGATCGGCTTCGGCCAGCCCGTCGCGCGCTGGGTCAGCCGCAGGACGGGCACCGAGTGGACGCTGTCCGTGCTGCCGCTCGGCGGGTACGTGAAGATGCTCGACGAGCGCGATCCGGGCCCCGGCATCAAGCCGGAGGAACTCGGGCAGGCGTTCAACCGGCAATCGGTCTACAAGCGGATCGCGATCGTCGCGGCCGGGCCGATTGCGAACTTCCTGTTGGCAATCGCGCTGTTTTCCATCGTATTTGCCACCGGCGTGACCGAGCCGGCCGCGATCGTCGCGCCGCCGGCCGCCGGCACGGTGGCGGCCCGCGCGGGCTTCGACGGCAACGAGACGATCGTGTCGTTGCGCGATGCGCAGGGCGGCGAATCGGATCCGGTGCGCTCGTGGTCGGACCTGCGCTGGAAGCTGTTGTCGGCCGCTTTCGATCATCGCGAGATCGTGCTCGGTGCACGCGACGGCAACACGACGTTCGATTTCCGCGTCGACCTCCGCAATGTTCCCGAAAGTCAGCTCGACGACGATTTCATGGCGCATCTTGGCTTCGAGACCGGCGGCGGCACGCTGTCGGTCGCGTCGGTGCAGCCCGGCAGTGCGGCGGAGCAGGCGGGCCTGAAGGCCGGCGACAAGCTGGTCGCGCTCGACGGCAAGCCGATCGGCGGCGCATCGCGCTTCATCGATACGGTGAAACATCATGCGGGCAAGGCGCTCGACCTGCAGATCGAGCGCAGCGGCGCTGCACAGACGGTGCCGATCGTGCCGCAGATGCAGCGCGACGACGAGTCCGGGCAGCAGGTCGGCCGCATCGGCGCGGCGCTGTCGATGCACGCGCCGTCCGTCGACGTGCGCTACGGGCCGATCGAGAGCCTGCGGCTCGGCGCGCACCGCACGTGGGACATCTCGGTGTACTCGCTGCGGATGTTCGGACGGATGATTACGGGCAACGCATCGCTGAAGAACCTCTCCGGCCCCGTGACGATAGCGGACTACGCGGGCAAGAGCGCGCGGCTCGGTCCGTCGGCGTTCCTGTCGTTCCTCGCCCTTGTCAGCATTAGCCTTGGCGTCCTGAACTTGTTGCCGATTCCCGTTTTGGACGGGGGGCATCTGTTATATTATGCGGTTGAAGCCGCGACCGGGAAAGCCGT